A genomic region of Rhipicephalus sanguineus isolate Rsan-2018 chromosome 3, BIME_Rsan_1.4, whole genome shotgun sequence contains the following coding sequences:
- the LOC119386016 gene encoding uncharacterized protein LOC119386016 has protein sequence MFSATKDQSASSRGTAQVSTSSNDYRIVLPRLPTGKLVADSVFLHADLAGRPYRAQDFRDALRNIIDLADITSIGQFQMSHVWMVTCRTALSKVKIVTCGEFFVRGRRCVVIDPEPTEVKMKLLWLPERLEDIYVHEAFQPFGKIKSISAETWRVSEMEQMRTLSRDVVLALGDGVRVSDIPHLLSVCGLQSLVLIPGRPPLCLRCNKVGHIRRHCRTPRCEDCRRFGHTAEECVATYANKLRHRMRPPEDAFPEHIMDATEVLDATGDLPHAAAAEPCAVDKDAASDCAGAENSKQASNTVDVTDSGEKEAVPAHESVLTQKESPSSNADVETPREKLTSADVRESVDVSISKRPASSNPETSEESDSAVGPRQSRRRRSSKHAGKCRRSRSRRPGGGNGEHSRAPSPPDRRMQL, from the coding sequence ATGTTCTCCGCTACAAAGGATCAATCGGCTTCAAGCCGAGGTACTGCCCAGGTTTCTACCAGCAGTAATGACTACCGTATCGTCCTGCCCCGTCTTCCTACTGGTAAGCTCGTCGCTGACTCCGTTTTCCTGCATGCAGACCTTGCTGGCCGCCCATACCGAGCGCAGGACTTTCGAGATGCCCTCCGGAATATCATAGACCTTGCTGATATAACCTCGATCGGGCAATTTCAAATGTCACATGTCTGGATGGTGACTTGCAGGACTGCGCTATCTAAAGTGAAGATAGTAACCTGTGGTGAATTCTTTGTTCGAGGACGAAGATGCGTCGTTATAGACCCTGAACCCACGGAAGTTAAAATGAAGCTGTTATGGCTCCCTGAACGCCTGGAAGATATTTATGTGCACGAAGCCTTTCAGCCTTTCGGAAAGATCAAGTCGATTTCAGCGGAAACTTGGAGGGTGTCAGAAATGGAGCAGATGAGGACCCTTAGCCGAGACGTTGTACTGGCACTTGGTGACGGAGTCCGTGTCTCCGACATCCCGCATCTGCTCTCAGTTTGTGGTCTACAAAGCCTAGTGCTGATTCCCGGCAGGCCACCTTTATGCCTTCGTTGCAACAAAGTAGGACATATTCGTCGACACTGCAGGACACCACGCTGCGAAGATTGTCGGCGGTTTGGACACACGGCTGAAGAATGTGTGGCGACGTATGCCAATAAATTACGACATCGCATGCGACCACCTGAAGATGCGTTTCCAGAACACATCATGGACGCTACGGAAGTCCTCGATGCAACGGGAGACCTTCCACATGCTGCCGCCGCTGAGCCCTGTGCTGTTGACAAGGACGCAGCTAGTGACTGTGCTGGAGCGGAGAACTCTAAACAAGCGTCAAACACCGTAGATGTGACAGACAGCGGAGAGAAGGAAGCAGTACCTGCACATGAGTCAGTATTGACACAAAAGGAAAGCCCCAGCAGTAATGCTGATGTAGAAACGCCACGTGAGAAGCTAACTAGTGCCGATGTGCGAGAATCCGTCGATGTTTCTATAAGTAAGCGCCCTGCATCGTCAAACCCTGAGACGAGTGAGGAAAGTGACTCGGCGGTTGGCCCAAGACAATCACGACGTCGGAGATCATCAAAGCATGCAGGAAAGTGCAGACGTTCAAGATCAAGGAGGCCTGGCGGCGGTAATGGGGAGCATTCGCGCGCCCCTTCCCCACCAGACCGGCGTATGCAGCTCTGA